A window of the Dickeya dianthicola NCPPB 453 genome harbors these coding sequences:
- the ptrA gene encoding pitrilysin, translating to MRKSCIWLSALLLCFWFPISQAADGWQPLPETIRKSENDVRQYQAIRLDNGMTVLLVSDTQATRSLAALALPVGSLDNPAQQPGLAHYLEHMLLMGSKRYPQADGLAEFLKMHGGSHNASTASYRTAFYLEVENDALQPAVDRLADAITEPLLDPVNADRERHAVNAELTMARARDGLRMEQVEAETINPAHPGSRFAGGNLETLSDKPGSKLHDELVNFYQRYYSANLMKGVIYGKLPLPDLAAIAASTFGRIANRQASVPPITAPVVTDEQRGLFIHYVPAQPRKQLKIEFRIDNNSQAFRCKTDTYISYLIGNRSQNTLSDWLQKQGLAESVRASVDPMSERDSGVFNISVDLTDKGLEQQDNVIAGVFSYLEKLRKEGIQSRYFDEISRVLDIDFRYPSLSRDMRYVEWLADTMLRLPVEYTLEGPYLADRFDPAAINARLSAMTPQNARIWVISPEQPHNKEAYFVGAPYQIDKIGDARIALWQKTAQSLALSLPTPNPYIPDSFSLITADAAITHPKKVVDKPGLRVFYMPSRHFASEPKADITLMLRNRIASDSARHQVLFALNDYLAGVALDALSYQASVGGISFSTGSDDGLMMTASGYTQHLPALLLTLVEQYASFSSTEEQLEQAKSWYVEQLDAAEKAKAYEQAMFPIKGLSSVPYSERSERRNLLKDITLQELMQYRKALLQQAAPEMLVVGNLEQDKVVSLSHSLRDRLGCGGTEWWRGQSVSISQSQRATLQRSAGSTDSALAAVYIPAGYDEVQSAAYSKLLGQIVHPWFFNQLRTDEQLGYAVFATPVSVDRQWGIGFLLQSNSQQPAYLYQRYQDFFGKAEQRLSAMSAETFAQNKQGLINALSQPPQTLDEEAARLRGDLERENFAFDTRQQLIGQLASISSAQLTDFFRQALHPQGLAILSQVSGSANGKNDYARLSEWQSYASTSALQRTLTIKPVEQKQTQTQ from the coding sequence ATGCGGAAATCTTGTATTTGGTTAAGCGCCCTGTTGCTGTGTTTCTGGTTTCCGATCAGTCAGGCGGCGGATGGCTGGCAGCCGCTACCCGAGACAATACGAAAAAGTGAGAATGACGTCCGGCAGTATCAGGCGATACGGCTTGATAACGGTATGACGGTTCTACTGGTGTCCGATACGCAGGCCACCCGCTCGTTGGCGGCGCTGGCGCTACCGGTCGGTTCGCTGGATAACCCTGCGCAGCAGCCGGGTCTGGCCCACTATCTGGAACACATGCTGCTGATGGGGTCGAAGCGTTACCCACAGGCGGATGGGTTGGCCGAATTTCTGAAAATGCACGGCGGTAGCCACAATGCCAGCACGGCGTCTTATCGCACCGCTTTCTATCTCGAAGTGGAAAACGATGCGTTGCAGCCCGCCGTTGACCGGCTGGCCGATGCGATTACCGAACCGCTGCTCGATCCGGTCAATGCCGATCGTGAGCGTCACGCGGTAAATGCGGAATTGACGATGGCCCGCGCCCGTGATGGTTTGCGCATGGAACAGGTAGAGGCGGAAACCATCAACCCCGCGCATCCTGGCTCCCGCTTTGCCGGCGGCAATCTGGAAACCCTCAGCGATAAGCCCGGCAGTAAACTGCATGATGAACTGGTCAATTTCTACCAGCGCTACTATTCCGCCAATCTGATGAAAGGCGTGATTTACGGCAAGTTGCCGTTGCCGGATCTGGCTGCCATCGCCGCCTCGACCTTCGGGCGGATAGCTAATCGTCAGGCCAGCGTACCGCCGATTACCGCACCGGTGGTGACCGACGAACAGCGTGGGCTGTTCATCCATTATGTTCCGGCGCAACCACGCAAGCAGTTGAAGATCGAATTTCGGATCGATAACAACAGCCAGGCGTTTCGCTGCAAAACGGATACCTACATCAGCTACCTGATAGGCAACCGCAGTCAGAACACGCTTTCTGACTGGCTGCAGAAGCAGGGGTTGGCCGAATCGGTGCGCGCCAGCGTTGATCCTATGTCCGAGCGCGACAGCGGCGTATTCAATATCAGCGTTGATTTGACCGACAAAGGACTGGAACAGCAGGACAACGTGATCGCCGGGGTGTTCAGCTATCTGGAAAAGCTGCGCAAAGAGGGGATTCAGTCACGTTATTTCGATGAAATCTCTCGGGTGCTGGATATTGATTTCCGCTACCCCTCTCTTAGCCGCGATATGCGCTATGTGGAGTGGCTGGCGGATACCATGCTGCGGCTACCGGTGGAATATACCCTTGAAGGGCCTTATCTGGCGGATCGGTTCGATCCTGCGGCTATCAACGCCCGGCTGTCGGCCATGACGCCGCAAAATGCGCGCATCTGGGTGATAAGCCCAGAGCAACCCCACAATAAAGAAGCCTATTTTGTTGGCGCGCCTTATCAGATAGACAAGATTGGCGACGCGCGGATAGCGCTGTGGCAGAAGACGGCGCAATCGCTGGCGCTCAGCCTGCCGACGCCGAATCCTTATATTCCGGATAGTTTTTCGCTGATTACCGCGGACGCCGCCATCACGCATCCAAAGAAGGTGGTTGATAAGCCAGGGCTGCGCGTGTTTTACATGCCCAGCCGCCATTTCGCCAGCGAACCCAAAGCCGATATTACGTTGATGCTGCGTAACCGCATAGCGAGCGATTCCGCCCGCCATCAGGTGCTGTTTGCCCTGAATGATTATCTGGCCGGCGTGGCGCTGGATGCGCTCAGCTATCAGGCATCGGTGGGCGGCATCAGTTTCTCCACCGGCAGCGATGACGGGCTGATGATGACGGCCAGCGGCTACACTCAACATCTGCCGGCGCTATTGCTGACGCTGGTGGAGCAATACGCCAGCTTCAGCTCGACGGAGGAACAGCTGGAACAGGCCAAATCCTGGTACGTCGAACAACTGGATGCGGCCGAAAAGGCCAAAGCGTATGAGCAGGCGATGTTCCCGATTAAGGGATTGTCGAGCGTGCCTTATAGTGAACGAAGCGAGCGGCGTAACCTGCTGAAGGACATTACGCTGCAGGAACTGATGCAATACCGCAAGGCCTTGTTGCAGCAGGCTGCGCCGGAAATGCTGGTGGTCGGCAATCTTGAGCAGGACAAGGTGGTCAGCTTGTCGCACAGCCTGCGTGACCGCCTTGGCTGCGGCGGCACCGAATGGTGGCGCGGGCAGTCCGTCAGCATCAGTCAGTCCCAGAGGGCCACACTGCAACGCAGCGCCGGCAGCACCGATTCAGCGCTGGCAGCGGTGTATATTCCGGCAGGGTATGACGAAGTGCAGAGTGCCGCTTACAGTAAGCTGCTGGGGCAGATAGTTCATCCCTGGTTCTTTAATCAATTGCGTACTGACGAGCAACTGGGTTATGCCGTGTTCGCCACCCCAGTCTCTGTCGATCGCCAGTGGGGGATTGGTTTCCTGCTGCAAAGCAACAGCCAGCAGCCGGCCTACCTCTATCAACGCTATCAGGATTTTTTTGGCAAGGCGGAGCAACGGCTGAGCGCCATGAGCGCAGAGACGTTTGCCCAGAATAAACAGGGGTTGATCAATGCACTCAGCCAGCCGCCTCAAACGTTGGATGAAGAGGCGGCCCGTCTGCGTGGCGATCTGGAGCGGGAGAATTTTGCCTTTGATACCCGCCAGCAGTTGATCGGGCAGCTGGCGTCTATTTCGTCGGCGCAGCTAACCGACTTTTTTCGCCAGGCGCTGCATCCGCAGGGGCTGGCGATTTTGTCCCAGGTTTCCGGCAGTGCAAACGGGAAGAACGACTACGCCCGGCTGTCGGAATGGCAATCCTATGCATCGACTTCCGCTTTGCAACGGACGCTGACGATAAAACCGGTGGAGCAAAAACAGACGCAAACACAGTAA
- the mltA gene encoding murein transglycosylase A — translation MKGWWGKYVLTGVVIAILAGCQTRPSDRGQQYKDGRLDQPLEWVNAPNANGKPVNVVDFSQQISQIQASSPGLYSRNSDIFQAIHNWIQAGGDTRQLTQFGLGAWQMEGVDSFGNVQFTGYYTPVVQARHYRQGEFRFPLYAMPRARKNSRLPDRAAIYSGSLSNELAIAWTNSLMDNFMMEVQGSGYVDFGDGSPLTFFGYAGKNGHAYRSIGKVLIDRGEVAKEEMSMQAIRQWADRHSEAEVRELLVQNPSFVFFKPMASMPVKGASAVPLVAKASVASDRSLIPAGTSLLAEVPLLDNQGKFTGQYEMRLMVALDVGGAIKGQHFDIYQGIGTEAGHAAGFYNHYGRVWVLRNAQPASAMPLLSAGNNDGTGAGRVGNPN, via the coding sequence ATGAAAGGATGGTGGGGGAAATACGTGTTGACCGGCGTGGTCATCGCCATACTGGCCGGTTGTCAGACTCGGCCCAGCGATCGCGGTCAGCAATATAAGGATGGCCGTCTCGACCAGCCGCTGGAATGGGTAAATGCGCCGAACGCCAATGGCAAACCGGTAAATGTGGTCGATTTTTCCCAGCAGATCAGCCAGATTCAGGCATCTTCTCCCGGGCTCTATTCCCGTAACAGCGATATTTTTCAGGCTATTCATAACTGGATTCAGGCCGGCGGCGATACCCGTCAACTGACGCAGTTCGGCCTCGGCGCCTGGCAGATGGAAGGCGTCGACAGCTTCGGCAACGTGCAGTTTACCGGTTACTACACCCCGGTGGTGCAGGCGCGCCACTACCGTCAGGGTGAATTCCGTTTCCCGCTGTACGCCATGCCTCGCGCCCGTAAAAACAGCCGGCTACCGGACCGCGCCGCCATTTATTCCGGGTCGCTGAGCAACGAGCTGGCGATCGCCTGGACCAACTCCCTGATGGACAACTTCATGATGGAAGTGCAGGGCAGTGGCTACGTGGATTTTGGTGACGGCAGCCCGCTGACCTTTTTTGGCTATGCCGGCAAAAACGGCCACGCTTACCGCAGTATCGGCAAGGTGTTGATCGATCGTGGCGAGGTGGCGAAAGAAGAGATGTCGATGCAGGCCATTCGGCAGTGGGCCGACCGGCATAGCGAAGCGGAAGTACGGGAATTATTGGTGCAGAATCCCTCTTTCGTGTTCTTTAAACCGATGGCGTCGATGCCGGTGAAAGGCGCCAGCGCGGTGCCGCTGGTAGCCAAAGCGTCGGTGGCGTCTGACCGGTCGCTGATCCCGGCTGGCACTTCGCTGCTGGCGGAAGTGCCGCTGCTGGATAATCAGGGCAAATTTACCGGCCAATATGAGATGCGTTTAATGGTCGCGCTGGATGTCGGCGGTGCGATCAAAGGACAACATTTTGATATTTATCAGGGAATAGGAACAGAGGCTGGGCATGCCGCCGGGTTCTACAATCATTACGGCCGGGTGTGGGTATTGAGAAACGCGCAGCCCGCTTCTGCTATGCCGCTGCTCAGTGCAGGCAACAATGACGGGACTGGCGCGGGACGGGTCGGTAATCCCAATTAA
- the amiC gene encoding N-acetylmuramoyl-L-alanine amidase AmiC: MSDPKHPLTRRHLLQGAAATWLLSISGIGVAAASQVIAVRVWPSSAYSRVTLESSQPLKYRQFMLENPERLVVDIENASLNSVLKNAARQFEQPDPFIKTARAGQFDKNTVRLVLELRQKVNPKLFTLAPVAGFRNRLVMDLYPAAGRYDDADDPLLALLEDYNKGDLERTLPPERPKDGKAGRERPLVIMLDPGHGGEDPGAIGKNRTREKDVVLQIARRLKALIERERNMKVYMTRNEDVFIPLNVRVAKARKQRADLFVSIHADAFSNRAARGSSVFALSKKGATSSAARYLAQTQNESDLIGGVSLSGDRYLDSTMFDMVQTVTINDSLKFGKEILHRLGKVNHLHKNGVDQAGFAVLKAPDIPSVLVETAFISNLEEERRLRTSRFQQQVAQSILEGIKAYFAAQAR, encoded by the coding sequence ATGTCTGATCCGAAGCACCCTCTGACCCGTCGTCATTTATTACAGGGCGCCGCCGCCACCTGGTTACTGAGTATCAGTGGCATCGGAGTAGCCGCTGCCTCGCAGGTGATTGCCGTGCGGGTGTGGCCTTCTTCCGCCTATAGCCGTGTGACGCTGGAATCCAGCCAGCCGCTCAAATATCGACAGTTCATGCTGGAAAACCCCGAACGTCTGGTGGTGGATATTGAAAACGCCTCGTTGAACAGCGTGCTGAAAAATGCCGCTCGGCAATTCGAACAGCCGGATCCTTTCATCAAAACGGCGCGCGCCGGGCAGTTCGACAAGAATACCGTGCGTCTGGTGCTGGAATTAAGGCAGAAGGTCAATCCCAAACTGTTTACGCTGGCGCCGGTCGCCGGCTTTCGAAACCGTCTGGTGATGGATTTGTATCCCGCCGCCGGTCGTTACGACGATGCTGATGACCCGCTGCTGGCGCTGCTGGAAGATTACAATAAAGGCGATCTGGAGCGGACGCTGCCGCCGGAAAGGCCCAAAGACGGCAAGGCGGGGCGCGAAAGACCGCTGGTTATCATGCTTGATCCGGGACACGGCGGCGAGGACCCGGGCGCCATCGGCAAAAATCGGACCCGTGAAAAAGACGTGGTGCTGCAAATTGCCCGGCGCCTGAAAGCGCTGATCGAGCGTGAGCGCAACATGAAGGTCTATATGACCCGCAACGAGGATGTGTTCATTCCGCTCAACGTACGGGTGGCCAAAGCACGCAAACAGCGCGCCGACCTGTTTGTCTCCATCCATGCCGATGCCTTCAGCAACCGGGCTGCCCGCGGTTCCTCGGTGTTTGCCCTGTCGAAAAAAGGCGCGACCAGTTCGGCGGCGCGTTATCTGGCGCAAACCCAGAACGAATCGGATTTGATTGGCGGCGTCAGCCTGAGCGGCGACCGCTATCTGGACAGCACCATGTTTGACATGGTGCAAACGGTGACCATCAACGACAGCCTGAAATTCGGCAAGGAAATCCTGCATCGGCTGGGAAAGGTCAATCATCTGCATAAAAACGGCGTCGATCAGGCTGGGTTTGCGGTGCTGAAGGCGCCGGATATTCCGTCGGTGCTGGTGGAAACGGCGTTTATCAGCAATTTGGAAGAGGAGCGCAGGCTGCGTACCAGCCGTTTTCAGCAGCAGGTGGCGCAATCGATTCTGGAAGGGATCAAAGCCTATTTTGCAGCGCAGGCGAGGTAA
- the argA gene encoding amino-acid N-acetyltransferase: MQRGLAVKERSTELVQGFRHSVPYINAHRGKTFVIMLGGEAIEHENFAKIVNDIGLLHSLGIKLVVVYGARPQIDANLTAHHYEPRYHKHTRVTDSTTLELVKQAAGMLQLDITARLSMSLLNTPLQGAHINVVSGNFIIAQPLGVDDGVDYCHSGRIRRIDEEALHRQLDSGAIVLLGPVAVSVTGESFNLTSEEVATQLAIKLRAEKMIGFCASQGVTNIEGSIVSELLPDEAQQRIQSLEEAGDYNSEIVRFLRGAVKACRSGVRRSHLISYQEDGALLQELFSRDGIGTQIVMESAEQIRRATINDIGGILELIRPLEQQGILVRRSREQLEMEIDKFTVVVRDNLTIACAALYPFPEESIGEMACVAVHPEYRNSSRGDQLLHHIAAQARQQGLKRLFVLTTHSIHWFQERGFQPAEVAVLPKLKQELYNYQRRSKILVIDL; encoded by the coding sequence ATGCAAAGAGGGCTCGCAGTGAAGGAACGTAGTACAGAACTGGTTCAAGGCTTCCGCCACTCAGTTCCTTACATCAACGCACATCGTGGTAAAACGTTTGTCATCATGCTTGGCGGCGAAGCCATCGAACACGAAAATTTTGCCAAAATCGTCAATGATATCGGGCTGTTACATAGTCTTGGCATCAAGCTGGTAGTCGTTTATGGCGCGCGTCCCCAGATCGATGCAAACCTGACGGCCCACCACTACGAGCCCCGCTACCACAAGCACACCCGCGTAACGGACAGCACCACGCTGGAACTGGTGAAACAGGCGGCAGGCATGCTGCAACTGGATATCACCGCCCGGCTGTCGATGAGCCTGTTGAATACGCCGCTACAGGGCGCGCACATTAACGTGGTCAGCGGCAATTTTATCATCGCCCAGCCGCTGGGTGTGGATGATGGCGTGGACTACTGCCACAGCGGGCGCATCCGCCGTATTGACGAAGAAGCGCTGCATCGCCAGTTGGACAGCGGCGCCATCGTGCTGCTGGGCCCGGTGGCGGTTTCCGTCACCGGCGAAAGTTTTAACCTGACGTCGGAAGAAGTCGCCACCCAGTTGGCTATCAAACTCAGGGCCGAAAAGATGATCGGTTTCTGCGCCTCCCAGGGGGTGACCAATATCGAAGGCAGTATTGTATCCGAACTGCTGCCAGATGAAGCCCAACAACGCATCCAGTCACTGGAGGAAGCCGGCGACTATAACTCCGAGATTGTGCGTTTTCTGCGCGGCGCGGTGAAAGCCTGCCGCAGCGGAGTACGCCGCAGCCACCTGATCAGCTATCAGGAAGATGGCGCACTGTTGCAGGAACTGTTCTCCCGCGACGGCATCGGCACCCAGATCGTGATGGAAAGCGCCGAGCAAATCCGCCGGGCAACCATCAATGACATCGGCGGTATTCTGGAGCTGATCCGCCCGCTGGAGCAACAAGGCATTCTGGTGCGCCGTTCGCGCGAGCAACTGGAAATGGAGATCGACAAATTCACCGTGGTGGTCCGCGATAATCTGACTATCGCCTGCGCCGCGCTCTATCCGTTCCCGGAGGAGAGTATCGGTGAAATGGCCTGCGTGGCGGTCCATCCGGAATACCGCAACTCGTCGCGAGGCGATCAGTTGCTGCACCATATTGCCGCACAAGCCCGCCAGCAGGGGCTCAAACGCCTGTTTGTGCTGACTACCCACAGCATCCACTGGTTCCAGGAACGCGGTTTCCAGCCGGCGGAAGTCGCCGTGTTGCCAAAACTCAAGCAGGAGCTTTACAACTACCAACGTCGTTCCAAGATTCTGGTTATCGACCTGTAG